A single region of the Pseudomonas sp. B21-023 genome encodes:
- a CDS encoding cation:proton antiporter: MNSANIFMQLLVILGVSHCLGRVSFWLGQPVVIGYLLTGVIVGPMVLGAIDPGLTGVLFANVTGLMALGKIGLIFIMFGLGLETGSGRHGGSQAKTGGALPIAVFGFIGAGLAGVLLGYASHGVFSGHVERLPYMLFFGVAMAATAVPVLAGILDDPRFLHHRLAPLVMNAAVITDILAWFALSLVLVLLSSTGSASILYSGITLIVLVAVAEFVVSRRLVAPSSSTAGSDPSRPLVAALIVLFTFCVITDLANAHVTIGAFIAGIAFRRHQGLREFWEKGPQALVNLFFAPLFFGTAAMNVNIEAGSWSGLLAWGGLFLLVGALGKAGVSYLVARCTGLCRPDAFVVATLMHTKGVMEIILLTVGLEIGVITADLYAILMVVALAATVITLPIVRLVPPRVPAPGASSARVVATREGRERPVLENP; encoded by the coding sequence ATGAACTCGGCAAACATCTTCATGCAATTGCTGGTGATCCTCGGGGTCTCCCACTGTCTGGGCCGCGTCAGTTTCTGGCTGGGTCAGCCCGTAGTCATCGGGTATCTGCTGACCGGAGTGATCGTCGGGCCGATGGTCCTGGGCGCGATCGATCCCGGCCTCACCGGCGTGTTGTTCGCCAACGTCACCGGCCTGATGGCTCTGGGCAAGATCGGCCTGATCTTCATCATGTTCGGCCTGGGGCTGGAAACCGGCTCGGGGCGCCATGGCGGATCGCAGGCCAAGACTGGCGGGGCGTTGCCGATCGCGGTGTTCGGCTTCATCGGCGCGGGGCTGGCGGGGGTGCTGCTTGGCTATGCCAGCCATGGCGTGTTCTCCGGCCATGTCGAGCGGCTGCCCTACATGCTGTTCTTCGGTGTCGCGATGGCGGCCACTGCTGTCCCAGTGCTGGCCGGCATCCTCGACGATCCGCGTTTTCTCCATCACCGGCTGGCGCCGCTGGTGATGAACGCAGCGGTGATCACCGACATCCTCGCCTGGTTCGCCCTGTCCCTGGTACTGGTGCTGCTATCGAGCACGGGCTCGGCGAGCATTCTGTATTCCGGCATCACCCTGATCGTGCTGGTGGCGGTGGCCGAGTTCGTGGTCAGCCGCCGCCTGGTCGCGCCTTCGTCCTCGACCGCCGGCAGTGATCCGTCACGGCCACTGGTCGCGGCGCTGATCGTGCTGTTCACCTTCTGTGTCATCACCGACCTGGCCAACGCCCACGTGACCATCGGCGCCTTCATCGCCGGGATCGCCTTCCGCCGTCACCAGGGCCTTCGCGAGTTCTGGGAAAAGGGACCGCAGGCCTTGGTCAACCTGTTCTTCGCACCCCTGTTCTTCGGCACGGCGGCGATGAACGTGAACATCGAGGCAGGTAGCTGGTCGGGCCTGCTGGCATGGGGCGGTTTGTTCCTGCTGGTCGGCGCGCTGGGCAAGGCCGGGGTCTCGTACCTGGTGGCGCGCTGCACGGGGCTTTGCCGTCCCGACGCATTCGTCGTTGCGACCCTGATGCACACCAAGGGGGTGATGGAAATCATCCTGCTGACGGTCGGGCTGGAGATCGGCGTCATCACGGCCGACCTCTACGCGATCCTGATGGTTGTCGCGCTCGCGGCGACGGTCATCACCCTGCCGATCGTCCGGCTGGTGCCGCCGCGCGTGCCAGCGCCCGGGGCCTCGAGCGCACGGGTCGTCGCAACGCGCGAAGGCCGAGAGCGGCCAGTGCTGGAAAACCCTTGA
- a CDS encoding bile acid:sodium symporter family protein: MQTIELARLIAPVLLFVMMIGMGLGLRRKDFVNLLQAPTGIAIGTLGQVLLLPLMGLWVSWVFALDGTLALGVIVLCLCPGGVASNTITYLLKGDVALSISLTVISSCIAFISVPLLVALALAHYGVLGQTVQLPMADTVVRLFLLTLLPLALGMGLARLWPTACKRLEPLLRILGFAFLMLMILVVVVKEFPLLQAYAARLGFSLVALFGSTMGLAWLAARMAGLGSAQTRSITVEIGIQNSALALVIASLLGSVDMAIPAILYSVLVCLAALLVVTLHAVAARWREHPTNPGQRPVEPFGDGRLIGQHSGAAARKD, translated from the coding sequence ATGCAAACCATAGAACTGGCCAGGCTGATCGCCCCGGTGCTGTTGTTCGTGATGATGATCGGCATGGGGCTCGGCCTGCGTCGCAAGGACTTCGTCAACCTGCTGCAGGCGCCGACCGGGATCGCCATCGGCACCTTGGGGCAGGTGCTGCTGCTGCCATTGATGGGGCTTTGGGTGAGCTGGGTGTTTGCCCTCGACGGCACCCTGGCCCTGGGGGTGATCGTGCTGTGCCTGTGTCCGGGCGGGGTGGCCTCAAACACCATCACCTACCTGCTCAAGGGCGACGTGGCGCTGTCGATCTCGCTGACCGTGATTTCCAGCTGCATCGCCTTCATCAGCGTGCCGCTGCTGGTAGCGCTGGCGCTGGCCCACTACGGCGTTCTCGGCCAGACCGTGCAACTGCCGATGGCCGACACTGTCGTGCGCCTGTTCCTGCTCACCTTGCTGCCCTTGGCCTTGGGCATGGGGCTGGCGCGGCTCTGGCCGACCGCTTGCAAACGTCTGGAACCGCTGCTGCGCATACTCGGCTTCGCGTTCCTCATGCTGATGATCCTGGTGGTGGTGGTAAAGGAGTTCCCGCTGCTGCAGGCCTATGCCGCGCGCCTGGGCTTCAGCCTGGTGGCGCTGTTCGGCAGCACCATGGGCCTTGCCTGGCTGGCAGCGCGGATGGCGGGGCTCGGCAGTGCCCAGACCCGTTCGATCACCGTCGAGATCGGCATCCAGAACAGTGCCCTGGCGCTGGTCATCGCCAGCCTGCTGGGCAGTGTCGACATGGCGATCCCGGCGATTCTCTACAGCGTCCTTGTCTGTCTGGCCGCGTTGCTGGTGGTCACGTTGCACGCCGTTGCTGCTCGCTGGCGCGAGCACCCGACCAACCCCGGGCAGCGGCCGGTCGAACCCTTCGGCGATGGACGGCTCATTGGACAGCACTCAGGCGCCGCGGCGCGCAAGGATTGA
- a CDS encoding dienelactone hydrolase family protein, whose translation MNDLALAGDLFAGCSDFQFSHEGVARQVFRLGEGPAVVLMHEVPGLHDGVVRLARRLADAGLGVWMPVLFGKPGVRVSALSVAGCMGQVCISREFRVLASRRSSPITDWLRALARAAHAASPGPGVGVIGMCLTGGFGLAMMADPAVIAPVLANPSLPFALSAAKAGALGIEQDTLDAVVRRSTEQAIPVFGLRFTGDPAVPDARFESLKRAFGERFVACEIDSSADNPHGIGRWAHSVLGVSYVDERDHPTYLAQEAVVAFLQAQLGLGQPGEHTCKP comes from the coding sequence ATGAACGATCTAGCGCTCGCGGGCGACCTTTTCGCAGGTTGCTCGGATTTCCAGTTTTCCCACGAGGGCGTGGCTCGCCAGGTCTTTCGCCTGGGCGAGGGGCCCGCGGTGGTGCTGATGCACGAAGTCCCCGGTCTGCACGATGGCGTGGTGCGCTTGGCCCGGCGGCTTGCCGATGCGGGACTTGGCGTGTGGATGCCGGTGTTGTTCGGCAAGCCAGGGGTGAGGGTCTCGGCGTTATCGGTGGCCGGTTGTATGGGGCAGGTCTGCATCTCGCGGGAGTTCCGGGTCCTGGCCAGTCGGCGCAGCAGCCCGATTACCGACTGGCTGCGAGCCTTGGCCCGGGCGGCGCACGCGGCCAGCCCAGGCCCAGGAGTGGGGGTGATCGGCATGTGCCTGACCGGTGGCTTCGGCTTGGCCATGATGGCGGACCCTGCAGTCATCGCCCCTGTGTTGGCAAACCCCTCGCTGCCCTTCGCCCTGTCTGCTGCCAAGGCCGGTGCATTGGGTATCGAGCAGGACACGCTGGACGCTGTCGTACGGCGCTCGACCGAACAGGCCATTCCCGTGTTCGGCCTGCGCTTCACCGGTGATCCGGCGGTCCCTGACGCCCGTTTCGAAAGCCTGAAGCGGGCTTTCGGCGAGCGTTTCGTCGCTTGCGAAATCGACTCGTCGGCGGACAACCCCCATGGCATCGGGCGTTGGGCCCATTCGGTGCTGGGCGTGAGTTATGTCGACGAACGGGACCACCCCACTTACCTGGCCCAAGAGGCGGTGGTGGCATTTCTTCAGGCCCAGTTGGGCCTGGGCCAGCCAGGAGAGCACACATGCAAACCATAG